The Populus nigra chromosome 19, ddPopNigr1.1, whole genome shotgun sequence genome includes a window with the following:
- the LOC133680458 gene encoding actin-depolymerizing factor 2-like: MANAASGMAVHDDCKLKFLELKAKRTYRFIVYKIEEKQKQVIVEKLGEPAQSYEDFTASLPADECRFAVYDFDFVTAENVQKSRIFFIAWSPDTSRVRSKMIYASSKDRFKRELDGIQVELQATDPTEMGLDVIRSRAS, encoded by the exons ATG GCCAACGCAGCATCTGGTATGGCAGTGCATGATGACTGCAAGCTGAAATTTTTGGAGCTGAAGGCTAAAAGAACTTACCGCTTCATAGTTTATAAGATTGAGGAAAAGCAAAAGCAGGTTATTGTGGAAAAGCTTGGTGAGCCTGCCCAAAGTTATGAAGATTTTACCGCAAGCCTCCCTGCCGATGAGTGTCGCTTTGCtgtttatgattttgattttgtgactGCAGAGAATGTCCAGAAGAGCAGAATTTTCTTCATTGCATG GTCTCCCGACACATCAAGGGTGAGAAGCAAGATGATTTATGCTAGTTCTAAGGACAGGTTCAAGAGAGAACTAGATGGCATTCAGGTAGAGTTGCAGGCAACCGATCCAACTGAAATGGGTCTCGATGTCATTAGAAGCCGTGCCAGCTAA